CAAGGGCACTACCACTTAATTACTACTATTAGTCTATTAGTAGAGTAGTTAACGTACTGCAAGAACCTGTTTAACAGGGCCCAACGATCTTTGGTGATCCCGATAAATCTCTGCCAGGGGAAAAGGTTTAGATTCACCTAGATTCtgcttttgttttcaatatttgAGAGCGAGGGAGGATCCTAGAGTCTAATCTtacctgaaaaaagaaaagaagaaactcTAAAATCCCATGTATCAGGAATTAAGATTAAAGATCGAAGGCAACCtccatgagagagagagagagagggttaaattttgattttgtataGAAAAACAGAAATCCTCAAGCACCGAACCATATACGCATAATTGGAAGCTCCCAAACACGAAAGCATGCCTAAAACTAGACATGTATATGGAGTAAAAGAACATATATATAGTCGGCCACAATAAATTAACAGAACACATGCAATCCATAGCTTGGTTTTGTTCTGAAGAAGGTCCTATATCTCACTTTATTAAGATGAACGCCGACAAGTTTTAAGAAATCTACAAGCCTAGAAAATATATGAACATACCCATACGAACTATAAATAACCACACCTCATTTCGACCGGAATAGTCCATCGGGAATTACGAGAACTATCGAGATCTACCGATGACGGCTTTTTTCCGATGATTCTTCCCTGGTTTCCCGAAAGCACCACAAAACCCACATGTAAATACCTTTGGAGAGGGAGGCTCTATTGCCGGAGACACCCTGCCGGTGCGGTAGCCACGTTGTCCACCGTTGGATCGACTTCTCTCAATGGTGATGTTGGGCGTCGTCGCCGATCTTGAAGATGGCCTGGCATCATTTTCTAGCTTGATTTCTGTCCTTTGATCACCTTCATGTTCTTGTTTTTGGTTGACTTGGTTTAGCTCTCCGGAGATATACCTATCATCCCAGATAAGCCCAGAGGAACCTTGCCTCCTGAAAGACACATCAGATCTTTGCAAACCAGCCATTAACCCTCTCTCTGGACCTTTCTTGAATGAGCTATAAAAGAATGAATGTATACGACTTTTCTTCTcctaatgtatatatatatttttagagaggGACAAATGCAAAAGAAGACGAAGATAAGCAAGGGCCGAGTCGGTTTGGTTTCGTTAAGATAGAGGAGGTCACAACGAAGCAATTTGGTCAAATATACCAAGacttatccttttcttttccttttcttttaagattcATGTAATTCCAATATTATCTCCAAAAGTTTGATAGTAcgtaatttttaataaagaatttttttaattataattagattCTTCATAaatgatgatattaattttttttgttatatagaTTCTTTTTCTAGTTCAAGAATCTTTTgtgtttctaaatattattcaccgatatgatatttatttcaaagaaatataataaattgaattGCTGTCACAGCAAATGAATTTATCATTGTGATTTCATATATTATATGATCAATTAGACAGGTTGAATACGCGGGCACATTCTTgatcatatattaatttatgttttcaacATAGCTGACCTTTCCTTGCTCCTCGTCCACGAGAAGCCGccttgttttaatatataccatcgtatatatattatgattttttttttcaagagttctAAAGTGAAGCCAAAACTAGTAATTACAGTGGAATGAAATTGCTGGAATCAAGATTCCAAAGCTTGTTTGACAGCATATATATTGTTTGATGGATGTTTATACCCAGATGAGGTTGCATATACACTTCTTTAATAAGATCTCTAGTTTTTATGTAGTGATAATGAATTTATGTTATgggttagattaatttttaaaaaaaacaaaaattaataaaaaatattcagattattgaaaatatatgaaatgaaTCAATCATTCATTTTGGTatcttattgaataaaaatagtgaTATTGTtcctttattgataaaaaaaatttgatttttaaaaagtatcatagacaaacaaaattcaacaaaataaaaaaaaattcgacagcATATATATAAAGCTTATCATAGACAAGAAACTTTGTTTGATGGATGTTTATACCCAGAGGAGGTTGCATATACACTTCTTTAATAAGATCTCTAGTTTTTATGTAGCAATAATGAATTTATGTTATgggttagattaatttttttaaaaataaaaaatatttagattcgaaaagaattatttaatatttttattaagactCAATAAGTTAACCTTCAAACTTTCTGATCCGAATACTTATCTAATTtgggatttaaaattaaactatatgagAGTTTTTTTTGATATAACTTAGTTTATTTGATAGGTTTAAAGACATCCTGACcaacctataaaaaaatttgataatgaaactaaaaaaaaataatgaaattaacataaaaaccctccttatttaactttttatctaactttgatttaaaactaaattatatagaAGTTGCTCTAATGTGACCTAGTTGATTTGGTCGATTCAAAGACAACATAGTTGGCgggtaaaaaaaatctgaggaaaaaattaacaaaaaaaatgaaattaacaaaaaaaaatagaacaaattaaaattttttaaaaagagaaaaacaaagatccCAAGTTTTTTTAGTATGGAAAGTAATATTCTTGCAGTCAtttgtttattaatcaattttttttttaaataaccttaAAAATGTAACTTTATATCAacaagattttaataaattcttatatATACTATACTAATCTTAAAGTTTGAATTCAAAAGATTAATAAAGAGGGCAAACATCTTTGACCAACTTTTTTACCACTTTTTAAAGCTCAACAagatttctattaaaaaaaaagaaggcatttttaacattagtttaACTCAATTCACCTACAATATGGTTTTTACCTAGTGTTATTTGGTTTCTCCCATGATagctaataatatataaataattaaccGTTTTCTCTTCtataaacaaaattttgttttagataaaACATGACGATATTTGAGAAGGAGAGAACATGTTTCGtctacaaaattttttttttttaaagaaaaaaaaaaaaggaaaagaatattTACATATTATTGTCATCGAGCACCCAATAAGGCCGGAGGTCTACACCCACATGTTGTGCTAGCTGGTTAGCACTCAGCTCTCATCAAAGCCATCTCTGAAACCGATTGATTTTAGTCATCCTTGCCTTTCTTTTCATCATTGattaagttaattattatttttttcaaaaaaaaaaaaaactagtcaacTGTATTTTCTGTTTATAAAATAGGAATTAGAAAATATTGCAAAAACTTTATTGTACTCAAAATgccctcaatattttttaagaacccTAATGCTTAAAAGGGGTGATTTTGAGATTATCAAAGgggattttgtaatttatatatatatatatatatatatatatatatatatatatagagagagagagagagagagagagagagtttctattaaatatttaaatatttaatggtGTGTGTAATCTCTATAATACCCcaagtgatttgttttttatttaccattaaaataaaatagctttGAAAACATCTTGAAGCGCCTGCTTTGTCTGACTGTTCTTCGTTTTGGTTTGGTGGCTGTATCAGCGGGCCGGATTGTGATTAGGAATCTTTGAAATTCTAAATCTTGGAAAATGACAAAACTAGCCAGCCATTATTATTTAATCTATACAAATTCATaataaagaagggaaaataatttcattaattgcAGTGATGGAACAGTTTGATTCCTCCTTACATTTGTCAACAGTGGAAATGATGTCAGAGTACAAAATGTCAACTACTTGAGAATTCTGCGAGGTTGTTGGAAGAAATTTTCTCGACCAAGAAATGCAGGGCTCTTAAAAGTATTCAGatgaatttaaatcttattgtttgaataaaaaagaaaaataataagctCTATGTAGCAGGTTAATTTGGTCCCCCCTCATAAAAACCAAGCatggaaaataatattattaattattattaagttgactgagaaaaaataattttttttaattttaattacacatATTTGTCATGTTATTTGTGGTAAATGCTATTTGCGGccttatattttgtttgtttttgcattttacaaatattttttaaaaaaataataatttttttttattttaaattaatatattttttgatgtttttatattattttgatatactgatattaagaatgattttttaaaaaaataaaaaaaattattttaatatatttttaaataaaaatattttaaaaaataactgcagTACAAGATATTTATGAatactgaaatttaaaattataaaaaggatATACACACTTTATGTCAGTAATGACATAAAGATATAAATGTATCATGTATGATAATATTGAACTGAATTAATGTGGAGTcgaccaatttaaaaaaaaaaaaaaagaatctccCATCCTCGCAACTGGATTAATTGTACATATATTTCCAAAACACAATCAAGTTGAAGCGCAAATTAAAAGTTCATGCAACTAGGTCAAGTAATTATGGACACGGCGGAGGAGACTCTCCAAGGGCGGTGGCCGGTACTGAGCATGACCCATTAATGCTGAGTCCTCCATCTGCAGTCTGCACAATTACCGACCGCCATGCACGGTTCATCGATCAGAACGAAGATAATTAAAGATAGAAGATGCAAGGGCCATTTCTACCTGTGAGAATATCATTAATAACCTACTGACTTCCCTTCCGCCGGTAACATCTACAAGTTTTCTTTTCAAAGATGGCTACTCGTTCTGCGATTGCTTTCCGGAGGAAGTCAAGGACTTGGGATTTTTTTCAGCTTTTGAATGATACTTGGTCGCACCTAAAGGTGAAAGGATGTGACCCACCGCCTTAACTTTTATTGATTATTAGGGTTTTGAAAGCGGGTAAGCTGCCATCATTGTAGCAAGCTAGTTTGGAGTTTATGTGATTTTGTCGGTCCAAAACACAATCAAGCACCAATTTGTAAGTGTCTAATTATCCTAATCATAACATCATCAAAAAAGAGTTTTCATTTACCTCGATCGACAACCAATCATGTTGATCCTCATGAATTGGCCTCGTAACATGCCATTAAATGGAATCATATGATCAGTACTAGCAttcatatgttaattttttagaaatgttttttatgttttcatagtgtttttttaaaaaattaaaaattaaaaattcaggaCTAGAATTTGGTCATTAATTAAGACTTCaagttattaatatatttttttatttgcaagaaaaattttgattatgaacttcaaatttaatatatacaaaataaaaaaaactttaaatttcaaaattatagcaTCTTCGATCGATCTAGATGTACCCGAATTTACCTGTCAAACTCGTGACTTGGAATCATTAAACCTACTAGActcaataataatatcatttttatgaaatacttttttatttaattttataacaataaaaaaacatgctatGAGGAAAGCaacatgataatttaaaataaaaaagtaataataggttataaaaaaattgttaatactATAAAAAGATTACTATACTATGTCTAATAAATactatctaaaatatatttttaattaagactATTgtattcttatttgaaaataaagtaaaatatgaATGttacttaataaataatatctaaaatatattcttacttaatttaaaatttaataaactaattaatttataatattttaaatctaaattaaagaaaaaaaaaacagaccaaGTCGGGAAGTTTGtcttcaaaaatgatttttctatcaattctcacaaaaaaaaaaacaccattaaaatttatataaaccaTCTAACAATCTTAAAACACcccaaaataactaaaaaaaatcaaaatcaatatacTTTTCTTGTCAAGAGTGTTTGTgatagaaatataaattttcctTTAATATACAACTCATTCAACGCACAAAAAGCTACcaccaaaaacaagtttttcttaactttttgtATAGGTTccataaaaacacaaattaaaaagacCAATCATGCCTCTGCCTCTGTCCCAAACACAACAccttaaaaggataaaaaaaaccacctCTATATATTCAGCTTCTCTTAAATCTATTTTCACAAAGATCTTCTCTTTGGATGGTTATATTATGGCCAAACAAAACTTTACTATTTTACAAAGAGTTTCTTTATCCCCTTTAATGTCAGGTTGCATGTCCAAAATAAAAACTGTATGATCTCTCATTTGGCTGGCATTATCAAGGAAAACGAatttataatgaaaagaaatcTGCTCAAAAGCTAACTCGCAAATCAACTGCTGCCTGGACTGATATTTGAAACTACATGGCATAATAATCACACCATCATTATGTTTCTGAAAAATGGATTATACAGAATCTATCACTGCGTCACTGTGGTCTTGACTCTGGACTGGTATTTGAAAACAACATGGCATAATAATTAGTAGACAAACGAAATTCaaccagaaagaaaagaaaaaagtagacAGACAAAGGGTAAAAGCAAGACCTGCTTTAAGTACATGTTGAGAATCCAATTTTGCAGTAGCAGATTTTGTCAGCCAGCAAGATTGAACGCGGAAACTGGTATCCTATGACCACAATCCAAGATGATGAGTGCTGCAAAATGTGCTTTTCTGGGATTATGAAATGTATCTGTTCTATTGAATTCCTCGAAAAAGTGTCTTCTTGCAGAGGAACCCTAACACTTGGAAGTCATATAGcttgaacacacacacacacacaccagtTGTGCTGGCCCTTTTCCTTCTGTTCTAGCAGAGACCTGGGGAAACATAATCAGGCTAAAGATTTGTTCGTTCTGAACCTTTTCCAGTCTTGTTTCGAGGATTCATGACCTGCTTTGGCAATTATATATTGGGATCTTCCGTCTGCAAAGGCATCATGCAAGAAGTCAGAATATATCTAAAG
This genomic interval from Populus alba chromosome 1, ASM523922v2, whole genome shotgun sequence contains the following:
- the LOC118034923 gene encoding uncharacterized protein At1g15400, translated to MAGLQRSDVSFRRQGSSGLIWDDRYISGELNQVNQKQEHEGDQRTEIKLENDARPSSRSATTPNITIERSRSNGGQRGYRTGRVSPAIEPPSPKVFTCGFCGAFGKPGKNHRKKAVIGRSR